The stretch of DNA AAAATGTATGAAAAAGGCTATATCTACAAGGGTAAGAAGCCAGTTTATTGGTCACCGTCAAGTGAATCAACTTTAGCTGAAGCTGAAGTTGAATATCATGATATTAAAACACCAGCAATTTATGTTGCTTTTCCTGTAAAAGATGGTAAGGGTGTTTTAGATACTAAAGATACTTACTTTGTAATTTGGACTACGACACCGTGGACCATTCCGTCAAACTTGGGGATCATTGTTAATCCTAAATTTGATTATTCAGTTGTTCAAGTTGGCGATAAGCGTTATGTAATTGGTACTGATCGTCTTGAAGCAGTTGCGCAAGATTTAGGTTGGACTGATTATCAAGTTGTGCAACACCTGCAAGGCACTGAGATGGATCGCATGGTTGCTAAGCATCCACTTTATGATCAAGATTCATTAGTAATGAACGCTCTGTATGTCACTGCTAATGATGGTACTGGATTAGTTCATAGTGCACCCGGTTTTGGTGAAGATGACTATAATGTTGGTCAAAAATATGGTTTGCCAGTTTTCAGTCCGATGGATAATAAAGGCTGCTTTACTAAGGATATTCCTGATCCAGATCTAGTTGGTATGTTTTATGATGATGCTAACAAGGTTGTTAGTGAAAAATTGAAGCAATCAGGTAATTTACTGAAGTTAAGCTTCTTTACCCACTCATACCCACATGATTGGCGGACAAAGAAGCCAGTGGTTTACCGAGCAACAACGCAGTGGTTTGCTTCAATTAGCAAGTGTCGTGACCAAATTCTTGAACAAATCGACAAAGTGAATTTTACACCATCTTGGGGTAAGTTACGTCTGCACAACATGATTAAAGACCGTGGCGACTGGGTAATTTCACGTCAGCGTGCATGGGGTGTTCCACTACCAATTTTTTACGCTGAGGATGACACGCCAATTGTTACTCCAGAAACAATTGAGTATATTGCGCAAATTTTTGCTAAAGAAGGTTCAAATGCTTGGTATACACATACTGCAGAAGAATTACTTCCAGCTGGTTTTACTTCTGAGCATTCACCAAATGGTAAATTTAGAAAAGAAACTGACATTTTGGACGTTTGGTTTGATTCAGGGTCGTCTCACCAAGCTGTAATGGCACATCGGGATGATTTACGTTTCCCAGCTGATCTTTATCTTGAAGGCAGTGACCAGTATCGTGGTTGGTTTAATTCCAGTTTGATTACAGCGGTTGCAGCAACTGGCCAGGCACCATATAAGGGTATTTTGTCTCAAGGATTTGTTCTTGATGACAAAGGACACAAGATGTCTAAGTCATTAGGTAATGTTATTTCACCAAATGATGTAATTAAGCAAATGGGTGCAGAAATTATTCGTTTGTGGGTCGCTTCAGTTGATACTACTTCAGATGTTGCTGTTTCCCAAGATATTTTACGTCAAACTTCAGAGAGTTACCGGAAGATCAGAAACACTTTCCGTTATATGTTGGCTAACACAACTGACTTTGATCCAAGTAAAAATCGTATAGCTTATAAGGAAATGAATTCAATTGATCAGTATATGGAAGTGCGTTTGAATGATTTGGTTAAAGATTGCCTAACTGATTATGATCATTACGATTTTAATTCTGTTTATAAGCAGGTCTTTGCCTTTATTTCAAATGATTTATCAGCCTTTTATCTGGACTTTGCAAAAGATGTTCTGTACATTGAGAGTGAAGATGGTCTTGCAAGACGATCAATGCAAACAGTTATTTATGATGCCGCTGTTAAATTAGCGAAAATTTTAACCCCAATTTTGCCACATACAATGGAAGAAATTTGGTCGTTCTTAAAAGAAAAGGAAGACTACATTCAACTTGCAAATATGCCAGAAGTTGAAACTTTTGCTAATCGTGAAGAATTGTTAGATAATTGGCATCACTTTATGAACTTACGCGATGATGTCTTAAAGGCTTTGGAAGAAGCACGGGATAAGAAGTTAATTGGTAAGTCATTTGAAGCTGCGGTTACACTTTATCCAACTAAGGAAACTAAAACTGTTCTTGATGAATTAAATGCCGACTTTAGACAGATTTTAATTGTTTCTAAGTTGACAATTGCTACTGGAGAAGCTCCTGAAAATGCTGAACAATTACCAAATGCAGCAATTATTGTTGAACATGCTGCAGGTGAAGTTTGTCCACGTTGTCGGATGATCAGAACTGATATTGGTGCCGACAGTAGTTTGCCAATGCTTTGTGGCCGTTGTAGTAAGATTGTTAAGCAAGATCATCCTGAAGCGGTTCAGGAAGGATTAGAAGAATAATGCGTTTAGGAACAGTAAAGCAATTTGATCATGACAGTAGTTTTGGTTTTATTGAAGATAATGAAAACCATAAGTCATACTTTGTCTTTTACACGGCAATTAAGGAAGAGGGCTATCGTCATCTTCAAGTAGGACAAAAGGTTAAATATCAGCTTGCACAGGGTAAGAATGGTTTGCAATGTGTGAATGTCTATTTGGCTGATTCGCAGGAAAGTGAGTAAATGGATTTAACAGAAACTGAAATTTCTTCAAAGCAAATTTTTAAGGGCCGCATTGTTGACCTCTCAGTTAGAACAATCAAATTGCCAAACGGTGCAACTTCGACTAGAGAGGTGATTAAACATCAACCAGCTGCAGCTGTGATTGCGGTTAATAGTAAGCAGGAAATGTTGCTGGTAGAACAATGGCGTGAGCCGATTAAAGAACTAACGTTGGAAATTCCAGCAGGTTTGATTGATGAAACTGATGCTAGTCCATTAGATGCGATGAAGCGTGAATTAAATGAAGAGGGAGGCTACCGGGCCGATTATTGGGAAAAAATTACCGAGTTTTATTCCTCTCCTGGTTTTACTGATGAAAAATTATACTTGTTTTATTGTGATACTTTAACAAAATTAACTGATAAAAGGCCATTGGATGCTGATGAATTTCTGACAAGTCATTGGTATAATTTGGCAGAACTTAAGCATTTGGCTGCTCAAGGAAAAATTGTCGATGCTAAAACTTTGTATGCGATGAGTGTCTGGGAAAACATGCTGTTGACGGGTGCAGACGCGAAGGAATAAAATGACTGAGAAAAGATCCGATTACCGTAAAAAAATCAAACATAAACAAGAACGTGATTTTTTGCACACGATTAAGTCCGCTTTTGCAGGTGATGATCAAGTCGATGTTAATCCTGACTTTAAACGCGAGCCAGCTGAAGCTAATAAAGTAAATCAGCAACGTAAACAGCGTGAGCATTCTAAACAGTCAAAAACGAATGTTTTAATGCCAGATGAGCGTGCAGTAAAGTTAAAAAAGAAGTTGAATCATGCCATAATACTAACAATTGGTTTGATTATTTTAGTATTATTAGCATTGTTTCATTTATAAAAATTTATTTGAGGAGCAAAATGAAGATAGCAATTATTGTCCCAATGGAAATTGAGGCAGAATATTATCGAAAATATTTTCACTCAGGTAACAAGGAAATGTTCGGATCAACCGTATTCGAGCATTTTTGCGTTAAGGGTAATGATATTTACCTTGGCCTAAGTGGAATTGGCAAGGTACAGGCTGCTATGAATTTGACAAGTTTACTAAGTAGGGTTGAGATTGATCTCATCTTAATGACAGGTACAGCTGGTTCATTAGCTGCTAATGTTCATCGTGAAGACTTATTGCTAGTTGATGCATTTACTTATCATGATGCACATAATACCTTAGCTGGTGATTATGTTGAGGGGCAAATTCCGGGTGAACCTGCGGAATTTAAATTAACTTCACCTGAGAGAAATAAGTTCGCTGCGTTTTTGCAGGCAGAGAAGGTACCTTACCAAGAAGGGTTGGTTGTTACAGGGGATGCGTTTATTGGCTCAGACGAGCAGAAGACAATTATTAAGCAAAACTTTCCAACAGCATTAGCAGTTGAAATGGAAGGCGCGGCTTTTGCTCAGGTTGCTTATCATTTTAATAAACCATTAGTGGCAATGCGGGCAATTTCTGATAATGGCAATGATGATGCTAACAGTGATTTTGATCAATTTGCCAAAAAAGTTGGCGCCAAAGCTGCTAAGCTAATTTGTGCTTATTTAGAGAAGATGAATTAAATGACAGAAATTTATTTAGATAATGCTGCAACGACACCGATGGCACCGGAAGTAATTGATGTGATGACGCAGGAAATGAAAAATGATTTTGGGAATGCCTCAAGTACCTATGAATTGGGGCGTAAAGCACGGCATACAATTGATTATGCACGTAATCAAATTGCGCGGGCAATCAATGCTACTGAAGGCGAAATTATTTTTACATCCGGTGGGTCAGAGAGCAATAATACGGCGATTTTTGGTGTCGCACATAGTCGGTACAAAATTGGCAAAAAAATCATAACAACTAAAATTGAGCATCCGTCTGTATTAAACCCAATGCGCGAATTAGAACGTGAGGGTTATGACGTTACTTATTTAGATGTTGATGAAACAGGTCATATTTCGTTAGCTGATCTCAAGCAAGCACTAACGCCAGAGACAATCTTAGTGTCAGTAATGGCTGTGAATAATGAGGTTGGCAGTATTAACCCATTAGCCGAAATTGGTGACCTCGTTGCTGCTAGCAATGCTTATTTTCATGTTGATGCTGTTCAGGGCTTAGGCAATATTGATCTTGATGTCAAGCAAATGAAGATTGACTTATTATCAACGTCAGCACATAAGATTAATGGACCAAAATTTTTGGGCTTTTTATATGAAAATCAAAAAATTCAATTGCCCCCATTAATTATGGGTGGTGAACAAGAAGTTAAGAGACGGGCTGGGACGGAAAATGTTCCAGCAATTGCTGGTTTTGGTGCAGCCGTTAATGCAATTGCCGCTGTTGACAAGACTGCTTTACAAGCAACGTATCAACACTGGCAGGATCTGATTTTGCAATTTTTAGATCAAGCTGGGGTTCAATATCAGATTAATGGTGGTCGAGGTAAACAAGTCTCGCACCACGTTCTGAATTTACGCATTAATGGTGTTGCAACAACGATTTTGCAAGCTAATCTTGATCTAGCAGGCTTTGCTGTTTCTGGTGGATCAGCTTGTACAGCTGGTTCGCTTGAGCCGTCACATGTTTTGGTAGCCTGTTTTGGTAAAAAATCACCGCGGGTAAATGAATCTATTCGAATTTCTTTTGGGCGCTATAATACGGATCAGGAAGTAAAAGCTTTTGCTGCTGCATTAGCTAAAATTGCGCTTAAAGTGCAACAGAAAAATAAATAGTTGCTTTCTTTGTTAAATTAACTTATTATAAGTAAGTGAGGTAAAATTATGGCAAATACAGTTATAATTAATGGTGATAATCGCAAATTTACTCTTAGTCCAGATTTAAAACTTTATGCATTAATTGATGCTGGTTTTGTGAAAACTGTTAAAGGGAACTTTAATTATGAGCATCCACTCTATAATGAGTCTCCTTATGATGCGCCAACTAAGCTGAAAATGACAATTAATAAGGCAATGACGCATTTAACGATGGTTGTAACTGATCGCAGTGGGTTAAAGAAAGTAAATATTTTTAAGAACAAACAATTAGCGCAGACTGTAGAATTGTTGGATTATATCCTTAAGGATTTGGCTGAGCGTAAAATTATTGTTTCCGTAAAGGATTGATGAAAGTTGGCAAAAAAAGCAAGAGTCGTTGTGGGCATGAGTGGGGGCGTAGATTCATCCGTTTCTGCCTTATTGCTTAAGCAGCAGGGCTATGATGTAATCGGCGTCTTTATGAAGAACTGGGATGACACTGATGATGCTGGCGTATGTACTGCAACAGAAGATTACGATGATGTTAAGCGCGTGGCAGATCAAATAGGGATCCCATATTATTCAATTAACTTTGAAAAAGAATATTGGCACCGTGTTTTTGAATACTTTTTAAATGAATATAAAAAAGGACGCACACCTAATCCTGATGTAATGTGTAATAGCCAAATTAAGTTTAAGTCATTTTTGGAATTTGCTATGAATTTGGATGCTGATTATATTGCAATGGGGCACTATGCTAAAACAGTGACTGATGAAAACGGGTTGACGCACATGATGCGACCAAAAGATGGTAATAAGGACCAAACTTATTTTTTAAGCCAATTAAATCAGAATCAAATTAGTAAAGTTATTTTTCCATTAGCTGATTTAACTAAGCCACAAGTACGTGAAATTGCTATTAAAGCAGGTTTAGCAACGGCAAAGAAAAAAGATTCTACCGGAATTTGCTTTATTGGTGAGCGGAATTTCCGCAAGTTTTTGAGTGAATTTTTACCAGCCAAGTCTGGTAAGATGATTACACCAGATGGTAAAGTTGTTGGCGAGCATGCGGGACTGATGTACTATACAATTGGGCAACGTTCAGGCCTTGGCCTTGGTTCAACTAAAGAGTCAACCGACCCATGGTTTGTTGTTGGTAAGGATCTTAAGAAGAATGAATTAATTGTTGAGCAGGGTTATGATAGTGAATTATTGTATGCCACTAGGCTTGAAGCAAGTGAAATGTCCTTTTTTACTGGTCAACCTAAGGCTGATTTTAAAATTCATTGTAGTGCTAAGTTCCGTTATCGGCAGCCTGATGTTGGGGTAACGGTGACATATCATGCAGCAACTAATACTGCAACTGTTTATTTTGACGAACCGGCAAGAGCAGTTACACCAGGACAAGCATTAGTTTTGTATCGTGGTGAAGAATGCTTAGGTGGCGGCAATATTGATACTGCTTATCAAGATGAACGACAATTACAGTTAGTTTAATTTAGTAAGAGAGAAAAATGATTAAAGCATTTTTCTCTTTTTCTTTTGTCCTAATTAAATGATAAACTAGACAAGAATAAGCAAAAGAAAAGAGATAAATTAACTGATGCAAATTTACTTTGTACGTCACGGAAAAACGGAATGGAATCTTGAACGGCGCTTTCAAGGTGGTCACGGCGATTCACCATTGTTACCGCAGAGCTTAATTGATATTAAGAAGTTGGGTAAGTATCTTATGGGAACTAAGTTTC from Lactobacillus sp. ESL0785 encodes:
- the ileS gene encoding isoleucine--tRNA ligase, with product MRVKDTLNLGKTKFKMRGNLPVREAQWQKEWEENKLYEQRLKLNEGKPRFDLHDGPPFANGNIHMGHAMNKVSKDIIVRYKNMSGYYAPYVPGWDTHGLPIEQQLAKQGVDRKTMNRAEYRKLCEEYARKEIKKQMADFKRLGVMGDWDHPYITLQPEYEAEEIRVFGKMYEKGYIYKGKKPVYWSPSSESTLAEAEVEYHDIKTPAIYVAFPVKDGKGVLDTKDTYFVIWTTTPWTIPSNLGIIVNPKFDYSVVQVGDKRYVIGTDRLEAVAQDLGWTDYQVVQHLQGTEMDRMVAKHPLYDQDSLVMNALYVTANDGTGLVHSAPGFGEDDYNVGQKYGLPVFSPMDNKGCFTKDIPDPDLVGMFYDDANKVVSEKLKQSGNLLKLSFFTHSYPHDWRTKKPVVYRATTQWFASISKCRDQILEQIDKVNFTPSWGKLRLHNMIKDRGDWVISRQRAWGVPLPIFYAEDDTPIVTPETIEYIAQIFAKEGSNAWYTHTAEELLPAGFTSEHSPNGKFRKETDILDVWFDSGSSHQAVMAHRDDLRFPADLYLEGSDQYRGWFNSSLITAVAATGQAPYKGILSQGFVLDDKGHKMSKSLGNVISPNDVIKQMGAEIIRLWVASVDTTSDVAVSQDILRQTSESYRKIRNTFRYMLANTTDFDPSKNRIAYKEMNSIDQYMEVRLNDLVKDCLTDYDHYDFNSVYKQVFAFISNDLSAFYLDFAKDVLYIESEDGLARRSMQTVIYDAAVKLAKILTPILPHTMEEIWSFLKEKEDYIQLANMPEVETFANREELLDNWHHFMNLRDDVLKALEEARDKKLIGKSFEAAVTLYPTKETKTVLDELNADFRQILIVSKLTIATGEAPENAEQLPNAAIIVEHAAGEVCPRCRMIRTDIGADSSLPMLCGRCSKIVKQDHPEAVQEGLEE
- a CDS encoding cold shock domain-containing protein, which translates into the protein MRLGTVKQFDHDSSFGFIEDNENHKSYFVFYTAIKEEGYRHLQVGQKVKYQLAQGKNGLQCVNVYLADSQESE
- a CDS encoding NUDIX hydrolase, which gives rise to MDLTETEISSKQIFKGRIVDLSVRTIKLPNGATSTREVIKHQPAAAVIAVNSKQEMLLVEQWREPIKELTLEIPAGLIDETDASPLDAMKRELNEEGGYRADYWEKITEFYSSPGFTDEKLYLFYCDTLTKLTDKRPLDADEFLTSHWYNLAELKHLAAQGKIVDAKTLYAMSVWENMLLTGADAKE
- a CDS encoding 5'-methylthioadenosine/adenosylhomocysteine nucleosidase; this encodes MKIAIIVPMEIEAEYYRKYFHSGNKEMFGSTVFEHFCVKGNDIYLGLSGIGKVQAAMNLTSLLSRVEIDLILMTGTAGSLAANVHREDLLLVDAFTYHDAHNTLAGDYVEGQIPGEPAEFKLTSPERNKFAAFLQAEKVPYQEGLVVTGDAFIGSDEQKTIIKQNFPTALAVEMEGAAFAQVAYHFNKPLVAMRAISDNGNDDANSDFDQFAKKVGAKAAKLICAYLEKMN
- a CDS encoding cysteine desulfurase family protein — encoded protein: MTEIYLDNAATTPMAPEVIDVMTQEMKNDFGNASSTYELGRKARHTIDYARNQIARAINATEGEIIFTSGGSESNNTAIFGVAHSRYKIGKKIITTKIEHPSVLNPMRELEREGYDVTYLDVDETGHISLADLKQALTPETILVSVMAVNNEVGSINPLAEIGDLVAASNAYFHVDAVQGLGNIDLDVKQMKIDLLSTSAHKINGPKFLGFLYENQKIQLPPLIMGGEQEVKRRAGTENVPAIAGFGAAVNAIAAVDKTALQATYQHWQDLILQFLDQAGVQYQINGGRGKQVSHHVLNLRINGVATTILQANLDLAGFAVSGGSACTAGSLEPSHVLVACFGKKSPRVNESIRISFGRYNTDQEVKAFAAALAKIALKVQQKNK
- a CDS encoding DUF1831 domain-containing protein, giving the protein MANTVIINGDNRKFTLSPDLKLYALIDAGFVKTVKGNFNYEHPLYNESPYDAPTKLKMTINKAMTHLTMVVTDRSGLKKVNIFKNKQLAQTVELLDYILKDLAERKIIVSVKD
- the mnmA gene encoding tRNA 2-thiouridine(34) synthase MnmA; translation: MSGGVDSSVSALLLKQQGYDVIGVFMKNWDDTDDAGVCTATEDYDDVKRVADQIGIPYYSINFEKEYWHRVFEYFLNEYKKGRTPNPDVMCNSQIKFKSFLEFAMNLDADYIAMGHYAKTVTDENGLTHMMRPKDGNKDQTYFLSQLNQNQISKVIFPLADLTKPQVREIAIKAGLATAKKKDSTGICFIGERNFRKFLSEFLPAKSGKMITPDGKVVGEHAGLMYYTIGQRSGLGLGSTKESTDPWFVVGKDLKKNELIVEQGYDSELLYATRLEASEMSFFTGQPKADFKIHCSAKFRYRQPDVGVTVTYHAATNTATVYFDEPARAVTPGQALVLYRGEECLGGGNIDTAYQDERQLQLV